One region of Kazachstania africana CBS 2517 chromosome 3, complete genome genomic DNA includes:
- the KAFR0C01200 gene encoding uncharacterized protein (similar to Saccharomyces cerevisiae YOL075C; ancestral locus Anc_3.133) has translation MSTKLVENHLAFSKIPRISLNVRNLSISASKSGKQLIDSFSIDLHSGSVMAVMGGSGSGKTTLLNVLASKISGGLTVEGDIKYVLEENNGMMDDDDSSIEEHVKMAYLPQQDILPARLTCRETLMCAADLKLNKSKQEKINIVNQLIDELGLKDCADTLVGDSKHKGLSGGEKRRLSIGTQMVSNPSIMFLDEPTTGLDSYSAYLVIKTIKKLAKDDGRIFIMSIHQPRSDILFLLDHVTLLSRGQVAYSDVMKNTIPYFESLGYAVPPLVNPADYFVDLSSVDTRSDSAQEVTQARLDSLVNHWKNYETNFLEYRDISGLEAIEVQSMNTMLPFLKQVSVLTKRNFMLNSRDYVTLASTFFEPLIIGSVVGWIYFKPDKTSLSGLRTTSSCLYSVVILQCYLYLLFDTYRLCEQDIQLFDRERAEGSVSALAFATARKLSLFLTDDVIMVFLFTVTTYFMFGLEANARKFFIQFAVVFFTQLSCSGLSMISVGISRDYSKASLVGNLTFTVLSMGCGFFVNAKYMPVYVRWTKYIAFTWYGFGTLLSSTFTDSYCNGATDLSECLGNQIVSNFGFPKHWIKVPLVILFCWSIGYWAVALIVLHIHKVDITLQSEVKSKTAKSKKSKNEQKNPFTAEILNQSDKDMESSTSSPYEINVDLQNINLKVNYLHLSNSLFGDGILIREQKQILQCVSASFKPGMINAIMGPSGSGKSTLLNIISGRVKSSIFAKFDKSGSIMFNGNEVSEHMFKNVCSYVSQDDDHLLSKLTVKETFKFAADLRLHNMTYEQRSTKTDELIRALGLKHCENNIIGDEFVKGISGGEKRRVTMGIQLQNDPPIILLDEPTSGLDSFTSSTILEILKKLAVNYGKTIILTIHQPRAELFKQFGNVLLLAKSGRTAFNGSPNEMIQYFEDLGFECPAFTNVADFFLDLISINTQNIENEMKSRERVEMILENWKIQSNSSLLSSTFDEKEPISQETFILEYGDCIRQPCNSGLAYYVNVRRQLVTTRRNIDSLLARIAQVPGLGIIFALYFAPLKHNYASVANRLGLVQESTALYFCGMLVNLACYPRERDYFYKEHEDGVYGVGPFILAYMTLELPLSAVGAIIYAVFTVMACGLPRTPGNFFANVYCSFLITACGEALGIMTNTFFERPGFVVNCMSMLLSIGSQMSGLMSLTMPRVLRGINYINPLKYTSMVIINLAFPEDLKFTCEDGGQNPDGTCEFSTGRDVLDIYGLHTNINKYLGIAVCVAFIYRGVAFIVLKAKLEWLKW, from the coding sequence ATGTCCACAAAACTGGTGGAAAACCATCTGGCGTTTTCAAAGATTCCAAGAATAAGTTTAAATGTACGAAATTTATCCATTTCAGCTTCGAAAAGTGGCAAGCAATTGATTGATTCTTTCTCTATAGACCTTCATAGCGGGTCTGTTATGGCCGTTATGGGTGGTTCAGGTTCCGGTAAAACCACCCTGCTCAACGTTCTAGCCTCAAAGATTAGTGGTGGTTTGACTGTCGAAGGTGACATCAAATATGTGCTTGAAGAGAATAATGGTATGATGGATGACGATGATAGCTCTATAGAGGAGCATGTTAAGATGGCGTATCTTCCACAACAAGACATTTTACCAGCGAGATTAACATGCAGAGAGACTTTAATGTGTGCAGCtgatttaaaattgaataaatcaaaacaagaaaagataaatatCGTCAATCAATTAATCGATGAATTGGGGCTCAAGGACTGTGCTGACACATTAGTTGGTGACAGTAAACATAAGGGTCTTTCTGGAGGTGAAAAAAGGAGACTGAGTATTGGTACCCAGATGGTATCAAATCCATCCATCATGTTTTTAGATGAGCCAACAACAGGTTTGGATTCTTACTCTGCATACTTGGTAATTAAGACTATTAAAAAACTGGCCAAGGATGACGGtagaatttttatcatgTCCATACATCAACCTAGATCTGATATCctgtttcttcttgatcATGTCACTCTATTGTCTCGAGGCCAAGTTGCTTATTCTGACGTGATGAAAAATACAATCccatattttgaatctcTCGGTTACGCTGTACCACCATTAGTTAATCCAGCAGACTATTTTGTAGATCTTTCTAGTGTGGATACTCGTTCAGATAGTGCACAGGAAGTGACTCAGGCGCGTCTTGATTCATTGGTGAAtcattggaaaaattatgaaaCTAATTTCCTGGAATATAGGGACATATCAGGATTGGAAGCCATCGAAGTCCAAAGCATGAATACAATGTTACCCTTTTTAAAACAAGTATCCGTTCTCACAAAAAGAAACTTTATGTTAAATTCGAGAGATTATGTCACACTAGCTTCCACTTTTTTTGAACCCTTGATTATTGGCTCTGTGGTTGGTTGGATTTACTTCAAACCAGATAAAACTTCTTTAAGTGGTCTCAGGACAACTTCCTCATGTTTATATTCTGTTGTCATCCTTCAGTGTTActtatatttattattcGATACCTACCGTCTTTGTGAGCAAGACATTCAGCTATTTGACCGTGAACGTGCAGAAGGCTCAGTTTCTGCTCTTGCTTTTGCTACAGCAAGAAAGCTTTCTCTATTTTTAACTGATGACGTTATAATGGTGTTCCTTTTCACTGTAACAACCTACTTCATGTTTGGTCTTGAAGCCAATGCAAGAAAGttcttcattcaatttgcTGTTGTATTTTTTACCCAATTATCTTGTTCAGGTCTTTCTATGATTTCCGTTGGCATATCAAGAGATTATTCAAAAGCTTCACTAGTTGGTAACCTTACTTTTACTGTGCTATCTATGGGATGTGGTTTTTTCGTAAATGCCAAATATATGCCAGTCTATGTCCGCTGGACAAAATATATTGCATTCACATGGTATGGCTTTGGGACTCTTTTATCCTCAACATTTACAGATTCTTATTGTAATGGTGCCACAGACCTTTCTGAATGTTTGGGTAATCAAATCGTTAGCAATTTTGGTTTTCCCAAACACTGGATTAAAGTACCATTGGTGATATTGTTCTGTTGGTCAATTGGTTATTGGGCAGTAGCATTGATTGTATTACATATACATAAGGTCGATATCACTTTACAAAGTGAAGTTAAATCAAAAACAGCAAAGAgcaaaaaatcaaagaacGAACAGAAAAATCCCTTTACTGCAGAGATTCTGAATCAGAGTGATAAAGATATGGAGTCGAGTACTTCAAGCCCTTATGAAATAAATGTGGACCTCCAAAATATCAACTTAAAGGTAAATTATTTACATTTATCCAATAGTTTGTTCGGAGATGGAATTTTAATAAGGGAACAGAAGCAAATATTACAATGTGTTAGTGCAAGTTTCAAACCAGGTATGATCAATGCTATTATGGGTCCATCAGGTTCGGGTAAGTCTACACTGCTTAACATAATTTCAGGAAGAgtaaaatcatcaatttttgccAAATTTGATAAGTCCGGCTCGATCATGTTCAATGGTAATGAAGTTTCAGAGCATATGTTTAAGAATGTTTGCTCATACGTTTCTCAAGATGATGATCATTTGTTATCTAAATTGACTGTCAAAGAGACTTTTAAATTTGCTGCAGATTTAAGACTACATAATATGACATATGAGCAGAGATCTACAAAAACGGACGAGTTGATCCGTGCCCTAGGTTTAAAGCACTGTGAAAATAACATTATTGGTGATGAGTTCGTCAAGGGGATTAGTGGTGGTGAAAAACGTAGGGTTACCATGGGTATTCAACTACAAAATGATCCTCCTATTATCTTATTGGATGAACCAACTTCTGGTTTGGACAGTTTTACCTCATCTACtattcttgaaatcttgaaaaaattggctGTTAACTATGGTAAAACAATTATTTTGACTATTCATCAGCCAAGAGCTGAACTATTCAAACAGTTCGGGAACGTTTTATTGTTGGCCAAGTCCGGTAGAACTGCATTCAATGGTTCTCCTAATGAAATGATACAATACTTCGAAGATTTGGGATTTGAATGTCCAGCATTCACAAACGTGGCAGACTTCTTCTTGGatctaatttcaattaaTACTCAAAATATTGAGAATGAGATGAAATCTAGAGAACGAGTTGAGAtgattttggaaaattggAAGATTCAATCTAACTCGAGTTTATTAAGCTCGACATTCGATGAGAAAGAACCAATTTCACAGGAAACCTTTATTTTGGAGTATGGTGATTGCATTAGACAACCTTGTAACTCAGGTTTAGCATACTATGTCAATGTTAGAAGACAGTTGGTGACAACTAGAAGAAATATTGATTCATTACTGGCAAGAATTGCTCAAGTTCCTGGATTAGGTATAATTTTTGCGTTGTACTTTGCACCATTGAAACACAACTATGCAAGTGTTGCTAATAGATTGGGTTTAGTACAAGAATCTACAGCACTATATTTTTGTGGCATGTTAGTCAACTTGGCATGTTATCCAAGGGAGAGAGATTATTTCTACAAAGAACATGAAGATGGTGTATACGGTGTCGGCCCATTCATTTTGGCCTACATGACTCTAGAACTTCCATTATCTGCAGTTGGTGCCATTATATACGCTGTATTCACAGTTATGGCGTGTGGTTTGCCGAGAACTCCCGGTAACTTTTTTGCTAACGTTTATTGCTCCTTTTTGATTACTGCCTGTGGAGAAGCACTCGGCATAATGACCAACACTTTCTTCGAAAGGCCCGGTTTTGTGGTGAATTGTATGTCTATGTTACTTTCCATTGGTTCGCAAATGTCTGGATTGATGTCTCTGACCATGCCGCGTGTTCTCAGAGGGATCAACTACATCAACCCTCTTAAATATACCTCGATGGTTATTATTAATCTTGCCTTCCCGGAAGACTTGAAATTTACGTGTGAAGATGGTGGACAGAATCCAGATGGAACATGTGAGTTCTCTACTGGTAGGGATGTGCTGGACATATATGGCCTACACACGAACATCAATAAGTATTTAGGTATTGCCGTTTGTGTCGCTTTCATCTATCGTGGAGTTGCATTCATTGTCCTAAAGGCGAAGCTGGAATGGCTGAAATGGTGA
- the BRX1 gene encoding ribosome biogenesis protein BRX1 (similar to Saccharomyces cerevisiae BRX1 (YOL077C); ancestral locus Anc_3.129) has protein sequence MSSIHKALMGDDRSSKNGKKTNEKQFMNKQRTLLISSRGVNFRHRHLIQGLHSLLPHSRKEPKLDTKKDLQQLNEIAELYNCNNILFFEARKHQDLYLWLSKPPNGPTIKFYIQNLHTMDELNFTGNCLKGSRPILSFDKRFDNSPHYQLIKELLVHNFGVPPNARKSKPFIDHVMSFSIVDDKIWVRTYEISNSAKNKEEYEDGEEDLSLVEIGPRFVMTVILVLEGSFGGPKIYENKQYVSPNVVRAQMKQQAANDARARAEAAVERKIKKRESVLAADPLSNDALFK, from the coding sequence ATGTCATCTATTCATAAGGCTTTAATGGGGGACGATAGGTCTTCCAAGAATGGTAAAAAGACCAACGAAAAGCAATTCATGAACAAGCAACGTACCTTATTGATCTCCAGTAGAGGTGTTAATTTCAGACATCGTCATTTAATCCAAGGTCTACACTCATTACTACCACATTCTAGAAAAGAACCAAAATTAGACACCAAGAAAGATCTTCAGCAGTTAAATGAAATAGCTGAATTGTACAACTGTAATAAcattttattctttgaGGCAAGAAAGCATCAAGATTTATACTTATGGCTCTCTAAACCGCCAAATGGCCcaacaatcaaattttatatcCAAAATTTACATACCATGGATGAGTTAAACTTCACAGGTAACTGTTTGAAAGGTTCTCGTCCAATTTTGTCTTTCGATAAAAGATTCGATAACTCTCCACATTATCAATTaatcaaagaattattGGTTCATAATTTCGGTGTTCCACCAAATGCTAGAAAGAGCAAGCCATTTATTGACCATGTCATGTCTTTCAGTATTGttgatgataaaatatGGGTCAGGACGTatgaaatatcaaattctgCCAAGAACAAAGAAGAGTACGAAGAtggtgaagaagatttaTCATTAGTCGAAATTGGTCCAAGATTCGTCATGACTGTTATTCTTGTCCTAGAAGGTTCCTTCGGTGGCCCAAAGATCTATGAAAACAAACAATACGTTTCTCCAAATGTTGTTAGAGCACAAATGAAGCAACAAGCTGCTAATGATGCTAGAGCTAGAGCAGAAGCTGCTGTAGAAAGGAAAATTAAGAAGAGAGAAAGCGTTTTAGCAGCAGATCCTCTTTCTAATGACGCTTTGTTCAAATAG
- the ATP19 gene encoding F1F0 ATP synthase subunit k (similar to Saccharomyces cerevisiae ATP19 (YOL077W-A); ancestral locus Anc_3.128) codes for MGNTYQIMGRAFQPHQLALATLGTVSLLILPSNFSSKSGKAAEIKADSKEEEDFIRNYISTHKGKESS; via the coding sequence atgGGGAATACATACCAAATAATGGGGAGAGCTTTCCAACCACACCAGTTGGCATTAGCAACTTTGGGGACAGTCTCTTTACTTATTTTGCCCAGTAACTTTAGTTCAAAGAGTGGAAAAGCTGCTGAAATAAAGGCCGATAgtaaggaagaagaagactttattagaaattaCATATCCACACATAAGGGTAAAGAGAGCAGCTGA
- the AVO1 gene encoding Avo1p (similar to Saccharomyces cerevisiae AVO1 (YOL078W); ancestral locus Anc_3.126) — MDTVTSINRLRAQFFRACPEKDQMNRIIRPYAPGQNVNGSFDTLDTNIRELFMDADGSNLLRLMESPPTSDTYMDVHLTSDSNLKAKQNRNAMKNRRNSYLINKQGSPLPKELDVHEGNVAEQHQQAPRKSKLVELHNATSANNDLEVKNDNMIHELNRQISLNPESDSDFNEEKKKHMKKSTLPFRRIFRMRRDSNTSVLDTNDKRISNKTALTIPENSVLNIKNGHKYALNFDYDDNLDEDDEEDDDDDNSVDLRSQFFQLNKITNLLDPENNHGTTTEGRTVLNVTNGATNASTLSGNVSKIKSHFPQLPRGSLLDTAKNSSSKSESLSISKNGVLNEDDTSIYTMNESVQIADGDNDLSDIYSYITEQDLDNLNLDIVPSNDEKSYSLKHNSTADISKESHSPNSMNVVPSNTLTEQESEGLSAVSSYGKSLLGSDFSDTDFIKPSESTLDSDVAILDSDMPQNTVGSHSIPMSFEGYGLHKSPDDSALRNIFDKEVLNIRSSKNAQGRDRKSLGTSLRDTALHNSSSKRNSVASAAAIKHSISQRQHARSTSSASNENVKHTGPIDVTAHRNRNRSASNLKPEYSPSPMAPSNYSSRRNSKEGLHIEKNSEFTVHPQAISQLSTLFNKKKQKVTDAADVLEYFSFVSGDKVPKYEAMDLDVYIQSSEKYKKDPFTTSVRKSAKVFEVIGFILFMYTTNYKPVDYELDGMNMDELMNPNNFSLHVVDEDGEPFEDNFGKLNRNSAMQSVSDNEIVLCRAGEAEKTKNQTETPIPYNLNGEMLDTVHTGSYPSTASNIESADNTINQLSFYKPIVGNTDELDNAGNSSNVIEVTVYLYPNVNPKFNFTKINVLVTANVNDILVKYCRMKNMDPNEYCLKLTGKNSVLDLNDTVLRLDGNNKVEIVSKKDARELHLEKIRPDLKKPNLPTIQSNDLTPLTLEADRSYLNVDNDKKPVEGSLGIARSASRSRKTSGKYKLGLSKQVAYSAGVSGGGFFKTKNTSKSSLQTPQQSYHQNTSQHSISGTPENPNGNTFQDLFSGAYHKYKVWRRQQMSLINKHERTLALDGDYVYIVPPEGKMHWHENIKTKSFHINQIILVKKSKRVPEYFKIYVERGPSDIKRYYFEALSAQECTEIVTRIENLLSAYKMNHK, encoded by the coding sequence ATGGATACGGTAACATCAATAAACAGACTGAGGGCTCAGTTTTTCAGGGCCTGTCCTGAAAAGGATCAAATGAATAGAATTATTCGACCATACGCACCGGGCCAAAATGTCAACGGTAGTTTTGATACTCTGGATACGAATATAAGAGAGTTATTTATGGATGCCGATGGATCCAACTTATTAAGGTTAATGGAATCTCCTCCAACCTCAGACACTTACATGGATGTTCATTTGACATCAGATAGTAATCTAAAAGCCAAGCAAAATAGGAACGCTATgaaaaatagaagaaattcaTATTTGATCAATAAGCAGGGGTCTCCTCTCCCTAAAGAGCTAGATGTCCATGAAGGTAATGTCGCTGAGCAACACCAGCAAGCTCCAAGAAAAAGCAAGCTCGTAGAGCTTCATAATGCCACAAGCGCCAATAACGACTTGGAAGTAAAGAATGATAATATGATACATGAGCTAAATAGACAAATTTCACTCAACCCTGAGTCCGATTctgatttcaatgaagaaaagaaaaaacataTGAAGAAAAGTACATTGCCTTtcagaagaatttttagaaTGAGAAGAGATAGTAACACTAGTGTGCTTGACACTAACGATAAAAGAATATCTAATAAGACAGCACTAACAATCCCGGAAAATTCTGTGCTCAATATCAAGAATGGACATAAATATGCTCTGAATTTTGACTATGATGATAAtttagatgaagatgatgaagaagatgatgatgatgataacaGTGTGGATTTACGCTCacaatttttccaattaaataaaattacGAATCTTCTAGACCCCGAAAACAATCATGGTACTACCACAGAAGGCAGGACAGTGCTAAATGTGACGAACGGTGCTACGAATGCAAGTACCCTATCAGGTAATGTATCCAAAATCAAGTCTCATTTTCCCCAACTTCCGAGAGGTTCCTTATTAGATACTGCTAAAAATAGTAGCTCAAAATCTGAGTCATTAAGTATATCTAAAAATGGGGTACTGAACGAAGATGATACTAGTATATATACAATGAATGAAAGTGTGCAAATTGCAGATGGTGACAATGATCTTTCCGATATTTACTCCTATATTACTGAGCAGGATCTGGACAATCTCAATTTAGATATCGTCCCCTCTAATGATGAGAAATCGTACTCTTTGAAGCATAATTCAACTGCTGATATCTCGAAGGAGTCACATTCACCAAATAGTATGAACGTTGTTCCGAGTAACACATTAACGGAGCAGGAATCAGAAGGTTTGAGTGCAGTGTCATCATATGGCAAATCTCTTCTAGGTTCTGATTTCAGTGACACTGATTTTATAAAACCCAGTGAGTCAACTCTTGATAGTGATGTAGCTATACTAGATTCGGATATGCCTCAAAATACGGTCGGTTCTCATTCAATTCCAATGTCCTTTGAAGGGTATGGTCTTCACAAAAGTCCAGATGATTCGGCGCTGAGAAACATATTCGACAAGGAAGTACTCAATATTAGATCTTCCAAAAATGCCCAAGGAAGAGATAGGAAATCACTTGGGACATCTTTGCGAGATACAGCACTACACAATTCTTCAAGCAAACGTAATTCTGTGGCGTCAGCTGCCGCGATCAAACACTCGATATCTCAGAGGCAACACGCTCGATCGACTTCATCAGCAAGCAATGAAAATGTGAAGCATACTGGACCTATCGATGTCACCGCACATAGAAATAGAAATCGCAGTGCTTCCAATCTAAAGCCGGAATATTCACCTTCTCCAATGGCGCCAAGTAATTATTCAAGTAGGCGTAATTCTAAAGAAGGTTTgcatattgaaaagaactCTGAATTCACTGTACATCCACAGGCCATTTCTCAATTATCAACCTTGtttaacaagaaaaaacagAAAGTGACAGATGCGGCGGATGTTTTAGAATACTTTTCATTTGTTTCAGGAGATAAAGTTCCCAAATATGAGGCAATGGATTTAGATGTATACATTCAATCATCAGAAAAGTATAAAAAGGATCCATTTACTACTAGTGTCAGAAAATCCGCGAAAGTTTTTGAAGTGATTGGGTTCATCCTTTTCATGTATACAACAAACTATAAACCTGTTGATTATGAGCTGGATGGCATGAATATGGACGAGCTAATGAATCCtaacaatttttctttacatGTCGTTGATGAAGATGGTGAACCTTTTGAGGACAATTTCGGAAAGCTAAACAGAAATAGTGCAATGCAGTCCGTGTCAGACAATGAAATAGTTCTATGTAGGGCCGGTGAGGCGGAAAAGACGAAGAATCAAACAGAAACTCCAATACCGTATAACTTGAATGGGGAAATGCTGGATACCGTTCATACCGGTTCTTATCCCAGTACTGCCTCCAACATCGAGTCTGCTGATAATACTATCAATCAATTAAGCTTTTATAAACCAATTGTAGGCAATACAGATGAGCTAGACAATGCAGGAAATAGCTCCAATGTGATCGAAGTAACAGTATATTTATATCCAAATGTTAATCccaaatttaatttcacCAAGATCAATGTATTGGTAACAGCCAATGTGAATGATATACTGGTAAAATACTGCAGAATGAAAAACATGGATCCAAATGAGTATTGTCTAAAATTAACTGGTAAAAATAGCGTTCTGGATTTAAATGATACTGTTCTTAGGTTAGATGGGAACAATAAAGTAGAAATTGTCTCTAAGAAGGATGCAAGAGAACTTCATTTAGAAAAGATAAGAcctgatttgaaaaaaccAAACCTACCTACTATACAAAGTAATGATTTGACACCATTAACGCTAGAGGCTGATAGATCGTACCTTAATGTTGACAATGACAAAAAGCCCGTCGAAGGTAGTTTGGGCATTGCAAGGTCTGCTTCTAGATCTAGAAAAACATCCGGTAAGTATAAACTAGGTCTCTCAAAGCAAGTTGCCTATTCTGCTGGTGTTAGTGGTGGTGGTTTCTTTAAAACGAAAAATACGTCAAAGTCATCATTACAAACACCTCAACAGTCATATCATCAAAATACATCACAACACAGTATTAGTGGTACTCCAGAAAATCCAAATGGGAATACCTTCCAGGATTTATTCTCTGGTGCATATCACAAGTATAAAGTTTGGAGAAGGCAGCAGATGTCCCTAATCAACAAGCATGAGAGAACTCTGGCACTGGATGGTGACTATGTTTATATAGTTCCTCCGGAAGGCAAAATGCATTGGCATGAGAATATCAAAacaaaatcttttcatatCAACCAAATTATACTAGTAAAAAAATCTAAACGTGTTCcagaatatttcaagatCTACGTCGAAAGAGGTCCGAGCGATATCAAGAGGTATTATTTTGAGGCGCTCTCTGCACAAGAATGCACAGAAATTGTAACCAGAATTGAGAACCTTTTGAGTGCATATAAAATGAACCACAAATAG